A stretch of Candidatus Cloacimonadota bacterium DNA encodes these proteins:
- a CDS encoding T9SS type A sorting domain-containing protein: MKRTILLVLLAMMLTLLAGEFQNLNTARQVMENFINYSAKEYASLNSYPISDERGTVAYIFNLKPDGFVAVSADNDFYPVIAYSFKNQLFEKDKDENILYQMIKDDLNLRMEYYQIDNREVQENHQIWNEFLNGKRRDRDFQQWPPEGTTQTDGWIEKRWNQSGVYKAFCPLDNNNHRSVVGCVATAMSMILDYHEYIGDVSFNNNDDYYSGYEWPYIYIDNDHDDRDFPSFPELNNYLDDLKIHYQNGSVLTDNDKAAICFAAGVSTHMNYDSNGSGTQVSYVDNALINKFGYDDADCVEWGSYNYIERLQDNMTHGRPVEFAIFTSGFNNGHAINGDGYNTDNFYHLNFGWGSSNSSCWYLLPTGMPNSYSIITDTILDIEGGDAPIEEVYGYVNMNGASPVGTYITLEGENFHECYVNDVNGTFQIPAVWEGTYQATAVLEEDRFYYAQTEVYLSEGTNFIQFDMGNFESLAGTVTAPISPENCQIRVYQDGELMSSGAADADGNFSIPSVLPGEYFATASLAGNYFDSQNVTITVDNQIIDFVLEEYSGDVAYTYSGYPAGIWNLVPNYTMSCAILLTEEELSGLEGDVFSKVRFKAPINPADGELYGQIWKGNDLVSEIEVEDFTAGEWVEVILETFAAVDITEQYYVGYKIHTLTGDLAYHDAGPRVAGKGAFMRTGGWTELAASLDYNFCIEAVIISQNFGTISGSVDLNEGNGNIIDVAVKADNYMSHPDADGNYVLYAKSGTYDLYASLLNYDPDQINGISLSNGDTLENQDFTLNYNVSADDEFTETSLTRLIGNYPNPFSSQTTISFNLTPESGENAEIEIYNIKGEKVRVLECFNSVETKATESLYSISWDGKDKEGRDVSAGVYLYKLKHGSRYSSTKKMILMK, translated from the coding sequence ATGAAAAGAACAATTTTATTAGTACTTTTAGCGATGATGTTAACGCTTCTTGCGGGAGAATTTCAGAACTTAAATACAGCAAGACAGGTTATGGAAAATTTTATCAATTATTCGGCAAAAGAATATGCTTCCTTAAACTCATATCCAATTTCCGATGAAAGAGGAACAGTCGCTTATATTTTTAATCTTAAACCTGACGGATTCGTTGCTGTCAGTGCTGATAACGATTTTTATCCGGTGATCGCATATTCTTTTAAAAATCAACTTTTTGAAAAGGATAAAGATGAAAATATTCTCTATCAAATGATCAAAGATGATCTTAATTTGAGAATGGAATATTATCAGATCGATAATCGGGAAGTTCAGGAAAATCATCAAATCTGGAATGAATTTCTAAACGGAAAAAGAAGAGACCGAGATTTTCAGCAATGGCCTCCGGAAGGAACAACTCAAACTGACGGCTGGATCGAAAAAAGATGGAATCAAAGCGGAGTTTACAAGGCTTTTTGTCCGCTTGATAATAACAATCACCGATCAGTTGTCGGTTGTGTGGCAACTGCGATGTCAATGATCCTGGATTATCATGAATATATCGGTGATGTCTCGTTTAACAATAACGATGACTATTATTCCGGTTATGAATGGCCCTATATTTATATTGATAATGATCACGATGATAGAGATTTTCCTTCCTTTCCCGAACTAAATAATTATCTCGATGATCTGAAAATTCACTATCAAAACGGTTCTGTTCTAACTGATAATGATAAAGCTGCGATCTGTTTTGCAGCGGGTGTATCGACTCACATGAATTATGACTCCAATGGTTCCGGAACTCAAGTAAGTTATGTCGATAATGCTCTTATCAATAAGTTCGGATATGATGATGCTGATTGCGTTGAATGGGGATCTTACAATTATATCGAGAGATTACAGGATAATATGACTCATGGAAGACCTGTAGAATTTGCTATTTTTACTTCCGGATTTAATAACGGACATGCAATTAATGGTGATGGTTACAACACTGATAATTTTTATCACCTTAATTTTGGTTGGGGTTCTTCAAATAGTTCTTGTTGGTACTTATTACCAACCGGAATGCCGAACAGTTATTCCATAATTACGGATACAATTCTGGATATTGAAGGTGGTGATGCTCCCATCGAAGAAGTTTATGGTTATGTAAATATGAATGGAGCATCTCCTGTGGGAACATATATTACCCTGGAAGGTGAGAATTTCCATGAATGTTATGTCAATGATGTGAACGGAACATTCCAGATCCCGGCTGTTTGGGAAGGAACTTACCAGGCAACTGCAGTCTTGGAAGAAGATAGATTCTATTATGCTCAAACCGAAGTTTATTTGAGCGAGGGAACTAATTTCATCCAGTTTGATATGGGCAATTTTGAATCTTTAGCAGGAACTGTTACTGCTCCGATAAGTCCGGAAAATTGCCAGATCCGAGTATATCAGGATGGAGAATTGATGAGTTCCGGAGCAGCAGATGCTGATGGTAATTTCTCGATTCCTAGTGTTCTTCCCGGTGAATATTTTGCCACCGCTAGTTTAGCGGGAAATTATTTTGATTCCCAAAATGTCACGATCACGGTTGATAATCAAATTATCGATTTTGTTTTGGAAGAATATTCCGGAGATGTTGCTTATACATATTCCGGGTATCCCGCAGGAATCTGGAACTTAGTTCCCAATTATACAATGAGTTGTGCTATTCTTTTAACAGAAGAGGAACTTTCCGGATTGGAGGGAGATGTCTTCTCCAAAGTCAGGTTCAAAGCTCCGATCAATCCTGCAGATGGTGAACTTTACGGTCAGATCTGGAAAGGAAATGATCTTGTTTCTGAAATTGAGGTTGAAGATTTTACTGCCGGAGAATGGGTAGAAGTTATCCTGGAAACCTTTGCTGCAGTAGATATTACCGAGCAGTATTATGTGGGCTACAAAATTCATACCTTAACCGGAGATCTTGCTTATCATGATGCCGGACCAAGAGTTGCAGGAAAAGGTGCGTTTATGAGAACCGGCGGTTGGACTGAACTGGCAGCAAGCCTAGATTATAATTTCTGCATCGAAGCTGTGATTATTTCGCAAAACTTCGGCACGATCAGCGGTTCTGTTGATCTGAATGAAGGAAACGGAAATATTATTGATGTTGCCGTCAAAGCTGATAATTATATGTCTCATCCTGATGCTGATGGAAATTATGTCCTTTATGCAAAATCAGGAACTTATGACCTATATGCTTCCTTGCTGAATTACGATCCTGATCAGATTAACGGGATTTCATTAAGCAATGGTGACACACTTGAAAACCAGGATTTTACTTTAAATTATAATGTTTCAGCAGATGATGAATTCACCGAAACATCTTTAACGAGATTAATCGGAAATTACCCGAATCCTTTTAGCTCTCAAACTACAATTTCTTTTAATCTTACCCCAGAGAGCGGAGAGAACGCAGAGATAGAAATTTACAACATTAAAGGTGAGAAAGTAAGAGTTTTGGAGTGTTTCAATTCTGTTGAAACAAAAGCGACGGAGTCGCTTTACTCCATATCCTGGGATGGAAAAGATAAGGAAGGACGAGATGTTTCTGCCGGAGTTTATCTCTATAAATTGAAACATGGCAGTAGATATTCTTCTACTAAAAAAATGATCCTGATGAAGTAA